One part of the Chryseobacterium sp. 7 genome encodes these proteins:
- a CDS encoding acyl-CoA dehydrogenase family protein, which yields MATLKGGEFLIKQIPANEIFSIEELNEEQKMLRDSAKEFIDREVVPQKERFEKKDYAFTEETMRKLGEMGMLGIAVPEEYGGLGMGFVTTMLACDYISGTTGSLATAYGAHTGIGTLPIVLYGTEEQKKKYLPDLAAGTKFGAYCLTEPDAGSDANSGKTKAKLSEDGKHYIINGQKMWISNAGFADTFTLFAKIDDDKNITGFVINRSELENPGSLTFGEEEHKLGIRASSTRQVFFNDMKIPVENLLGERNNGFKIALNALNVGRIKLAAACLDAQRRILNHSIQYSNERKQFGVSIATFGAIRKKIAEMATGVFVSEAGSYRAAKDVQDKIDELVAAGLSHQEAELKGVEEFAVECSILKVFVSDLAQHTADEGIQVYGGMGFSEDTPMEAAWRDSRISRIYEGTNEINRLLAVGMLIKRAMKGELDLLSPAMAISKELMGIPSFEVPDYSEFMSEEKAIIANLKKVFLMVSGAALQKYMMDIEKQQHLLLNASEILNQIYMAESAVLRAEKHFSPESVEAAMAQLNLYKAVEKIITAAKEGIISFAEGDEQRMMLSGLRRFTKYTNHPNVVALTEKVAAHYIEKGAY from the coding sequence ATGGCTACATTAAAAGGAGGGGAATTCCTGATCAAACAGATTCCTGCAAACGAAATTTTCAGTATTGAAGAACTGAACGAGGAGCAAAAGATGCTTCGTGATTCTGCAAAAGAATTCATTGACAGAGAGGTCGTTCCTCAAAAAGAACGTTTTGAGAAGAAAGACTATGCATTTACTGAAGAGACAATGCGTAAATTAGGAGAAATGGGTATGCTGGGCATCGCAGTTCCTGAAGAATATGGAGGTCTTGGAATGGGCTTTGTAACAACAATGCTTGCCTGCGATTATATTTCCGGAACTACAGGTTCATTAGCGACTGCTTATGGAGCACACACGGGTATCGGTACGCTTCCAATCGTTCTTTACGGAACTGAAGAGCAGAAGAAAAAATACCTTCCGGATTTAGCGGCAGGAACAAAATTCGGAGCTTACTGTTTGACAGAGCCGGATGCTGGTTCTGATGCTAATTCAGGAAAAACAAAAGCAAAACTTTCCGAAGATGGAAAGCATTATATCATCAACGGACAGAAAATGTGGATCTCTAATGCAGGATTTGCAGATACCTTCACATTATTCGCTAAAATTGATGATGATAAAAATATAACAGGATTTGTCATCAACAGGTCTGAACTTGAAAATCCGGGAAGCTTAACTTTCGGTGAGGAAGAGCACAAATTGGGTATCCGTGCTTCTTCTACACGTCAGGTTTTCTTCAATGATATGAAGATTCCTGTAGAAAATCTTTTAGGAGAAAGAAACAATGGTTTCAAAATCGCTTTAAACGCATTGAACGTAGGCCGTATCAAATTGGCGGCAGCTTGTCTTGATGCACAGAGAAGAATTTTAAACCACTCTATCCAGTATTCTAACGAGAGAAAACAGTTTGGTGTTTCTATTGCAACTTTCGGAGCGATCAGAAAGAAAATTGCTGAAATGGCAACCGGAGTTTTCGTAAGTGAAGCAGGTTCTTACAGAGCAGCTAAAGACGTTCAGGATAAAATTGATGAACTGGTAGCAGCTGGATTAAGCCACCAGGAAGCAGAACTGAAAGGTGTTGAAGAATTCGCGGTAGAATGTTCAATCCTTAAAGTATTCGTTTCTGATCTTGCACAGCACACTGCAGACGAAGGAATTCAGGTATACGGAGGGATGGGATTCTCTGAAGATACTCCTATGGAAGCAGCATGGAGAGATTCAAGAATTTCAAGAATCTATGAAGGCACCAACGAAATCAACAGATTGCTAGCAGTAGGAATGCTTATTAAGAGAGCAATGAAAGGTGAATTAGATCTTTTATCTCCTGCAATGGCCATCAGCAAAGAATTGATGGGTATTCCTTCATTTGAAGTTCCTGATTATTCAGAATTCATGAGTGAGGAAAAAGCAATTATCGCTAACCTTAAGAAAGTTTTCTTAATGGTTTCCGGTGCTGCTCTTCAGAAATATATGATGGATATTGAAAAACAGCAGCATTTATTACTGAATGCTTCTGAAATCCTTAACCAGATCTACATGGCAGAATCTGCAGTACTAAGAGCAGAGAAACACTTCTCTCCTGAATCTGTAGAAGCAGCTATGGCTCAGCTGAACCTTTACAAAGCTGTTGAGAAAATCATCACTGCCGCTAAAGAAGGAATCATTTCTTTCGCTGAAGGAGATGAGCAGAGAATGATGCTTTCCGGATTAAGAAGATTTACAAAGTATACCAACCATCCAAATGTAGTAGCTTTAACTGAAAAAGTGGCAGCTCACTATATCGAAAAAGGAGCTTATTAG
- a CDS encoding thiolase family protein encodes MKTAYIVKGFRTAVGKAPKGSLRFTRPDVMAATVIEKLMAELPQLDKNRIDDLIVGNAMPEAEQGLNVARLISLMGLNTDKVPGVTVNRYCASGSEAIAIASAKIQAGMADCIIAGGTESMSYIPMGGYKPVPETDIAKTNPDYYWGMGYTAEEVAKQYNITREEQDQFAFESHMKALKANQEGKFANQIVSIPVEYNFLDENQKMQTKKFDFSVDEGPRADTSLAGLAKLRPVFANGGSVTAGNSSQMSDGAAFVMVMSEEMVKELGLEPEARLVAYAAAGLEPRIMGMGPIYAIPKALKQAGLELKDIDLIELNEAFASQSVAIKKELGLNPDILNVNGGAIALGHPLGCTGTKLTVQLLDEMRRRGNKYGMVSMCVGTGQGAASIFELL; translated from the coding sequence ATGAAAACAGCATACATAGTAAAAGGGTTCAGAACTGCCGTTGGAAAAGCTCCAAAAGGAAGTTTAAGATTTACAAGACCTGATGTAATGGCGGCTACCGTTATTGAAAAATTAATGGCTGAGCTACCACAATTAGATAAAAACAGAATTGACGACCTTATCGTAGGAAATGCAATGCCAGAAGCTGAACAAGGGCTGAACGTTGCACGTCTGATCTCTTTGATGGGGTTAAATACCGATAAAGTTCCGGGAGTAACCGTGAACAGATACTGTGCTTCAGGAAGTGAAGCGATTGCTATTGCTTCTGCAAAAATCCAGGCTGGTATGGCAGACTGTATCATCGCGGGTGGTACTGAATCTATGTCATACATTCCGATGGGAGGTTATAAGCCAGTTCCTGAAACGGATATCGCAAAAACAAACCCTGATTACTATTGGGGAATGGGTTATACTGCGGAAGAAGTTGCAAAACAATATAATATTACAAGAGAAGAACAGGATCAGTTTGCTTTTGAATCTCATATGAAAGCTTTAAAAGCGAATCAGGAAGGAAAATTTGCCAACCAGATTGTTTCGATTCCTGTAGAATATAATTTTCTGGACGAAAACCAGAAAATGCAGACTAAAAAGTTTGATTTTTCAGTAGATGAAGGGCCTAGAGCAGATACTTCTTTAGCTGGTTTAGCAAAATTAAGACCTGTATTTGCCAACGGAGGAAGCGTAACTGCCGGAAACTCTTCTCAAATGAGTGATGGAGCAGCTTTCGTAATGGTAATGAGTGAGGAAATGGTAAAAGAATTAGGACTGGAGCCTGAAGCAAGATTAGTAGCTTATGCTGCTGCCGGATTAGAACCAAGAATCATGGGAATGGGTCCCATCTATGCTATTCCAAAAGCTTTGAAACAGGCAGGTTTAGAATTAAAAGATATTGACTTGATCGAGCTTAACGAAGCTTTCGCCTCTCAATCAGTGGCTATCAAGAAAGAATTAGGACTAAACCCTGATATCTTAAACGTAAACGGAGGAGCTATCGCTCTTGGGCACCCACTTGGATGTACAGGAACGAAACTTACTGTTCAACTTCTTGACGAAATGAGAAGACGCGGTAACAAATACGGAATGGTTTCTATGTGTGTAGGAACAGGACAAGGTGCGGCTTCTATTTTTGAGCTACTTTAA
- the tnpA gene encoding IS200/IS605 family transposase, with translation MANTYTQIYIQIVFAVKGRQNLISKENREELHQFITGIVSNRNQKLFAVFAMPDHVHILVSMNPTLSVSDLVRDIKAGSSKFINEKGWINGKFNWQEGYGAFSYSKSSVDSVVKYILNQEEHHKKKSFREEYLDFMSKFEIEYDPKYLFEWIND, from the coding sequence ATGGCCAATACCTACACTCAGATTTATATTCAAATTGTTTTCGCTGTAAAAGGAAGACAAAATCTGATTTCAAAAGAAAACAGAGAAGAATTACATCAGTTTATTACAGGTATTGTTTCCAATAGAAACCAAAAATTATTCGCAGTTTTTGCAATGCCGGACCATGTACATATTCTTGTAAGTATGAATCCGACACTTTCGGTTTCAGATTTAGTAAGAGATATTAAAGCGGGTTCTTCAAAATTCATTAATGAAAAAGGATGGATTAATGGAAAATTCAATTGGCAGGAAGGGTATGGAGCTTTTTCTTATTCTAAAAGCAGTGTTGATTCCGTTGTAAAATATATTTTAAATCAGGAAGAACATCATAAAAAGAAATCTTTTAGAGAAGAATATCTGGATTTTATGTCAAAGTTTGAGATAGAATACGATCCAAAATATTTATTTGAATGGATTAATGATTAA
- a CDS encoding 3-hydroxyacyl-CoA dehydrogenase/enoyl-CoA hydratase family protein: MKRRIKHVTVLGSGIMGSGIAAHFANIGVEVSLLDIVPFELTEAEQKKGLTKDDKVVRNRIASENFEKLKKASPALLYSPKFADRITIGNFDDDLPKIKNTDWIIEVVVERLDIKKSVYEKIEQFRKPGTLISSNTSGIPIHFLTEGRSEDFKKYFAGTHFFNPVRYLPLLEIIPTNDTDPEIIDFYMNYGAKFLGKTTVLAKDTPAFIANRIGVFSMMDLLHNVQKLGLTVSDVDKLTGPVIGRPKSATFRTADVVGLDTLVMVANGVRQSGAEANDFNDVFALPPYIQKMMDNKWLGSKTEQGFYKKVKNAEGKSEIHGLNLDTLEYELQGKSSFPTLELTKSIDKPIDRFKVLIGGKDKAGELYRKSLGALFAYVSHKVPEISDEVYKIDDAMRAGFGWENGPFEIWDAVGVQKGIELAKDAGYEVSDWVKNVETFYKVNDEGQSIYVDKNSGEYNKIPGQDAFIILDNIRKNKTLWSNSGAAIEDLGDGIINFEIRSKMNSLGGEVLDGLNRAIDLAEKEYDGLVVGNQGANFSVGANLAMILMMAIEQDWDDLNMAIAYFQKSMMRVRYSSIPVVVAPHGMTLGGGCEMTMHADRVVAAAETYIGLVETGVGVIPGGGGTKELTLRTSREFHNDDVKNNRLRDAFMNIAMGKVATSAYEAYDMGILEKGKDIVSVSKNRQIAEAKKVAKLLAEQGYTQPIEQKVKVLGKDALGMFYVGTDQMLTGNFISAHDKKIADKLANVMVGGNLSEPTVVTEQYLLNLERETFLQLCGERKTLERIQYMLQNGKPLRN; this comes from the coding sequence ATGAAAAGAAGAATCAAACATGTAACGGTTCTTGGTTCAGGAATTATGGGAAGCGGTATCGCTGCTCACTTCGCCAATATTGGTGTGGAAGTATCACTCTTGGATATTGTTCCATTTGAACTTACTGAAGCTGAACAGAAAAAAGGTTTGACCAAAGATGACAAGGTAGTAAGAAACAGAATTGCTTCCGAAAACTTTGAAAAACTTAAAAAAGCAAGTCCTGCACTTCTTTATTCACCTAAGTTTGCAGACAGAATTACAATCGGAAATTTCGATGATGATTTGCCGAAAATAAAAAATACAGACTGGATCATTGAAGTAGTAGTAGAAAGACTTGATATCAAGAAGTCTGTATACGAAAAGATTGAACAGTTCAGAAAACCGGGTACCTTAATTTCTTCTAATACATCCGGTATTCCTATTCATTTTCTTACAGAAGGAAGAAGTGAGGATTTCAAAAAATACTTTGCAGGAACGCACTTCTTCAACCCGGTAAGATACCTTCCTCTTTTAGAGATTATCCCAACTAACGATACTGATCCTGAGATCATCGATTTCTATATGAATTATGGAGCAAAATTCTTAGGTAAAACTACTGTTTTAGCTAAAGATACTCCAGCTTTCATCGCTAACAGAATCGGTGTATTCTCTATGATGGATCTTCTTCACAACGTTCAGAAATTAGGACTTACCGTTTCTGATGTTGATAAATTAACAGGACCTGTAATCGGGCGTCCAAAATCTGCTACATTCAGAACAGCTGATGTGGTAGGTCTTGATACTTTGGTAATGGTAGCCAACGGAGTTCGTCAAAGCGGTGCTGAAGCGAATGATTTCAATGATGTATTTGCCCTCCCTCCTTATATCCAGAAAATGATGGATAATAAGTGGCTAGGTTCAAAAACCGAACAAGGTTTCTACAAAAAAGTGAAAAACGCAGAAGGAAAATCTGAAATTCACGGATTAAACCTTGATACTTTAGAATACGAACTTCAAGGAAAATCATCCTTCCCTACTTTAGAATTAACAAAATCTATTGATAAGCCAATTGACAGATTCAAAGTGCTGATCGGTGGAAAAGACAAAGCTGGTGAACTGTACAGAAAGTCTTTAGGAGCATTATTCGCTTATGTTTCTCACAAAGTTCCTGAAATTTCTGACGAAGTTTACAAAATAGACGACGCTATGAGAGCCGGTTTTGGATGGGAAAACGGACCATTTGAAATCTGGGATGCTGTAGGTGTTCAGAAAGGTATAGAACTGGCAAAAGATGCAGGATATGAAGTTTCAGACTGGGTGAAAAATGTAGAAACTTTCTACAAAGTTAACGACGAAGGTCAAAGCATTTATGTTGACAAAAATTCAGGAGAATACAACAAAATTCCTGGTCAGGATGCATTCATCATCTTAGATAATATCAGAAAAAATAAAACGCTTTGGAGCAATTCCGGTGCTGCTATTGAAGATTTAGGAGATGGTATCATCAACTTCGAAATCCGTTCAAAAATGAACTCTCTTGGAGGCGAAGTTCTTGACGGATTAAACAGAGCCATTGATTTAGCTGAAAAAGAATATGACGGACTAGTGGTTGGAAACCAGGGTGCTAATTTCTCTGTTGGAGCTAACCTTGCTATGATCCTTATGATGGCTATTGAGCAGGATTGGGATGATTTGAATATGGCTATCGCTTATTTCCAGAAATCAATGATGAGAGTACGTTACTCTTCTATTCCTGTAGTGGTTGCTCCTCACGGAATGACTTTAGGTGGAGGATGCGAAATGACCATGCATGCTGACAGAGTGGTTGCAGCAGCAGAAACATATATTGGATTGGTAGAAACCGGAGTGGGTGTAATCCCTGGTGGTGGTGGTACTAAAGAACTGACTTTAAGAACTTCCAGAGAATTCCACAATGATGATGTTAAAAATAACAGACTTCGTGATGCTTTCATGAACATCGCCATGGGTAAAGTAGCTACTTCCGCTTATGAGGCTTACGACATGGGAATCCTTGAAAAAGGGAAAGACATTGTTTCCGTAAGCAAAAACAGACAGATTGCTGAAGCTAAAAAAGTTGCAAAACTATTGGCAGAACAAGGATATACACAACCTATCGAGCAAAAAGTAAAAGTTCTTGGTAAAGATGCATTAGGAATGTTCTACGTAGGAACAGACCAGATGTTAACCGGAAACTTTATTTCTGCACACGATAAGAAAATTGCTGATAAACTGGCCAACGTAATGGTAGGCGGAAACTTATCTGAACCAACAGTAGTAACAGAACAGTATCTATTGAACCTTGAAAGAGAAACTTTCCTTCAGCTTTGCGGAGAAAGAAAAACTCTGGAAAGAATTCAGTATATGTTACAAAATGGTAAACCTTTGAGAAACTAA
- a CDS encoding MarR family winged helix-turn-helix transcriptional regulator, protein MDNNKEKIENVDLILKQTWLAVSKMYTELAQEHDSTAVQALTLLKIDPKEGTRSTNLGPKMAIEPTSLTRIIKLLEDNGYIYKEKTTTDKREVIIKLTDKGLNSRNMSKEVVVNFNKKVMEKIAPEKLEAFKDVMTEIMKIANELLNNRK, encoded by the coding sequence ATGGATAATAATAAGGAAAAAATAGAAAACGTAGATTTAATTTTAAAGCAGACCTGGTTGGCTGTTTCTAAAATGTACACAGAATTAGCCCAGGAACATGATTCCACAGCGGTACAGGCACTAACTCTTCTAAAAATTGATCCCAAAGAAGGAACCCGAAGTACCAATCTTGGTCCGAAGATGGCTATTGAGCCCACTTCGTTAACGAGAATCATAAAACTTCTGGAAGATAACGGATATATCTATAAGGAAAAGACCACTACTGATAAAAGAGAGGTCATCATTAAACTTACAGATAAAGGATTAAACTCCAGAAACATGTCTAAGGAAGTCGTTGTGAACTTCAACAAAAAGGTAATGGAGAAAATAGCTCCGGAAAAACTGGAAGCTTTCAAAGACGTGATGACCGAAATCATGAAAATAGCCAACGAATTATTGAATAACAGAAAGTAA
- a CDS encoding ABC transporter ATP-binding protein gives MHLQIKQSDIGYNTTLISNASADLKLGDVCLLIGNNGVGKTTLIKSILHQTSLLKGEIAINGKNVKDLSVKEIAENIAIVFSKSVIPQHYTVEDLISLGKYIYYPFYFELKKEDREEVAHIIEELGLTQYRYTLLKNLSDGNLQKAFIGRAITQNSPIIILDEPTTHLDEKNKIIILKTLRKLAKEQNKLILFSSHDWRLAKEFADKIWYVKENHLYSGIVEDVLLQHDELTNASLFQINETFIPPFISAPQFHKEMLYSLLQKNFQKDLSDLNFEFQNTFWVITKDSTTYQCESFEEIINLVTNIH, from the coding sequence ATGCACCTACAGATTAAACAATCAGATATTGGCTACAACACAACTTTAATTTCCAATGCTAGCGCAGATTTGAAGCTTGGGGATGTTTGTCTGCTGATTGGTAATAACGGTGTAGGAAAAACAACATTAATCAAATCTATTCTGCATCAAACCTCTTTATTAAAAGGAGAAATCGCCATTAATGGAAAAAATGTAAAAGATCTGTCTGTAAAAGAAATCGCTGAGAATATTGCTATTGTCTTTTCCAAATCGGTTATCCCGCAGCATTATACGGTTGAGGATCTTATTTCTCTGGGAAAATACATCTACTACCCTTTTTATTTTGAGTTAAAAAAAGAAGACCGTGAAGAAGTTGCCCATATTATTGAGGAGCTCGGTCTTACTCAGTACAGATATACTCTTTTAAAAAACCTGTCAGACGGAAATCTTCAGAAAGCATTTATCGGGCGTGCTATTACTCAAAATTCACCTATCATTATTCTGGATGAGCCTACTACCCATCTGGATGAAAAAAATAAAATCATTATCCTTAAAACCTTAAGAAAGCTGGCTAAGGAGCAGAATAAACTTATCCTGTTTTCTTCCCACGACTGGCGACTGGCCAAAGAGTTTGCAGATAAAATATGGTATGTAAAGGAAAATCATCTGTATTCAGGGATTGTAGAGGACGTTTTGTTGCAGCATGATGAACTTACTAATGCTTCGTTATTTCAAATTAACGAAACCTTTATCCCACCTTTTATCTCAGCACCGCAATTTCACAAGGAAATGCTGTATTCTCTGCTTCAAAAAAACTTCCAAAAAGACCTGTCTGACCTCAATTTCGAGTTTCAGAACACTTTTTGGGTAATTACTAAAGATTCCACCACTTATCAATGTGAATCTTTTGAAGAAATCATCAATTTAGTCACAAACATTCATTAA
- a CDS encoding GxxExxY protein, with protein MTENELSKVVFETGLKIHKKLGAGLFEHVYEECMFYELTKSGIHVEKQKLLPIVYEDLRIENAFRLDMIIENKVILEIKAVDYISPTHKAQLLTYLKMSNCKLGMLLNFQSDVFKNGVIRIVNNL; from the coding sequence ATGACAGAAAATGAATTATCAAAAGTAGTTTTTGAAACCGGTTTAAAAATTCATAAAAAGCTTGGAGCAGGATTATTTGAACATGTATATGAAGAATGTATGTTCTATGAACTAACAAAATCCGGTATTCATGTAGAAAAACAAAAATTACTTCCGATTGTTTATGAAGATTTGAGAATAGAAAATGCTTTCAGACTTGATATGATAATTGAAAACAAGGTAATACTGGAAATAAAAGCAGTTGATTACATTAGCCCCACTCATAAAGCTCAATTACTAACCTATTTAAAAATGTCAAACTGCAAATTAGGTATGCTGCTCAACTTTCAATCTGATGTTTTCAAAAACGGAGTAATAAGAATTGTAAACAATTTATAG